TCCCTGTGGTACTGTTGTGCGCGAGCCAACGGGAAGCTTGGCCCCGCAAGGGGTTATGCATCATAGGGCCCAGGCAAATTAGTTGAGATCCTTCGGGAAATCGATGAAGTTTGCCGTTTTAAAGGCTCTATGATCATAGAGCGCTGTCGGCCATTCCATCGCGATTATTTCGTCTGAGAATAGGCAGATAAACTTTATTTCAGCGGCCGCGTTTTTGAACTCGGTGCAGCGCGGTTGATCTTCAACACTGAAACGTCGTTTCTTGTAGCTCTTGTCATAGCGGTTGTCGTTTTCATAGGCTACCTTGAATGGAGCAGTGCAAAAGGGAGGCTTATGAGAAAGAGACAGGTGAAGATGGCCGCCACCCTTGTCAAGGACGATGCATATAACGCCACAGTGACGGCAAAGGCAATATCCAGGAATCTGAAGACACAGGGTTACGATGTTTCAGGAGTGGAAAGTTTAATCAGGCAGGCTGAATCAGCCATAGACCTGGGCAATTTCAAGGCAGCCAAGGGGTATGCGGACGATGCGAAAACAGCACTGTACGCGTTGAAACAGAGGGGAATCGCTCAGGCGATGCCGGTTTCCGGCCATGGTCAGGCGGCTCAAACAGTATTCTCTGGCGACGCATCGGCCGACCGCCCCGGGGCACATGACAGATTGCAGAAGCGGGAATTGCCCAGAAACTACGCGCAGGCGAGTTTCGCTATT
The DNA window shown above is from Candidatus Sysuiplasma acidicola and carries:
- a CDS encoding zinc-ribbon domain-containing protein is translated as MIFNTETSFLVALVIAVVVFIGYLEWSSAKGRLMRKRQVKMAATLVKDDAYNATVTAKAISRNLKTQGYDVSGVESLIRQAESAIDLGNFKAAKGYADDAKTALYALKQRGIAQAMPVSGHGQAAQTVFSGDASADRPGAHDRLQKRELPRNYAQASFAISTLKEETGNALAEGSDTSAVVELLAQAEEEFRQGNYDAALNTALKARKEGTLQPVGERGGLGTVKYTKEKETAPKSEICPACGAEIKEGDSFCRKCGTAFNFVCPDCGGTLEAGDVFCGKCGAGIK